Proteins encoded by one window of Arachis ipaensis cultivar K30076 chromosome B04, Araip1.1, whole genome shotgun sequence:
- the LOC107636670 gene encoding uncharacterized protein LOC107636670, translated as MISDKKALRGDETVVLTKKCSALVQKKLFKKLPDLESFLIPCTIGTITFEKALCDLSSSINLIPLFVMKRLGIQDMQPAKISLKMADKSLKRAYGMVEDVLVKVESICLPVDFVILDTGEDRDDSIILGRPFLATAKALIDVERGELALRLWEDQILFKIPNPQSPSDKGGTMVQHLVF; from the coding sequence ATGATATCTGACAAGAAGGCTCTGAGGGGAGATGAAACTGTGGTACTGACCAAGAAGTGCAGTGCCTTAGTCCAAAAGAAGCTCTTTAAAAAGCTGCCTGACCTCGAAAGCTTCCTTATTCCCTGTACTATAGGGACTATCACTTTTGAGAAGGCATTGTGCGACCTTAGCTCAAGCATCAATCTTATTCCTCTCTTTGTGATGAAGAGGCTGGGAATTCAAGACATGCAGCCTGCTAAGATCTCATTgaagatggcagacaagtccctGAAAAGGGCATATGGCATGGTGGAAGATGTCCTTGTGAAGGTTGAAAGCATTTGCCTCCCTGTGGATTTTGTGATCCTAGACACTGGGGAGGACAGAGAtgactccatcatccttggaaggcctttTCTAGCCACTGCTAAGGCCTTGATAGATGTGGAAAGAGGAGAGCTAGCCTTGAGGTTGTGGGAGGATCAAATCTTGTTCAAGATCCCTAATCCTCAGTCTCCCTCTGACAAAGGAGGTACCATGGTACAACATTTAGTGTTTTAA